A region of the Cydia strobilella chromosome 18, ilCydStro3.1, whole genome shotgun sequence genome:
TTTATCCTTTCATGAGTAAGCAGGCAATTAGGATTACCTGTAGActgaatattataaataacaaagaatagtCAAATGCaaagcaaaattaaataaaaagcttggcaaactatatcatttaatattttttttataaaaagcatataaaatctttaaatcatgatatattatacctatctaTAAAGTGTGATATGAATGTTTTGAAATAAAGCATTTATTTTCATCGTAGTCTTGGTGCTTATAGTAAATGTATGCAAATGGCAAATACAGTAGGTACACTTTGATAGGACAAGATTACAGTAACTActcaaaatttaaagaaaaatgagtaaaaatatttatgtaattttgaaATGTGTACCTATTTATACCGGACTAATGCTAAGTTTTATTACCACATCAAATGCAAATGCACGTCGCATGATATGGGCTAAAATAGAATTCTGGTCTAATTGTCTATGGTCTAGAAAAATCTGTCAGTTTTATCTAAGGGATTTACGGGACCAGAATTCAGATCTGACTTAATCAGAGCCAATAGACATCCATGTAAATGTGCCTAGGGTGCAATTAAACGGATAGTTTTGTTTATTCCTCAGGAATGGTGATGCCGTTCTCACGCGCACGCTGTTCGTAGGTCTTCCTGAATTTTCCTTCGGGGTCGAAGCGGGCAGTCAGTTCTCGCCAGGTTGGCAACTCTTTTTTGATGAGGTGATCAATAACCTTAGCGGTTCCTTTCTTCTGCGACTCGGTGCATTTTTCGCAGCCCGTCTGAAGAGCGTCTTCTAGGTGGtctgaaaattaataaaataatttatcgcaACGTAGAAAATTTTATCAGCTTTTACACACCTTTTTAACAAAACCTTTATTTGTTGGATGGGTTCTGGTAGTGCATAAAAATTATAGTCAGAGAGCACCTAAAGCCAGTGTTTTTgataaaatgttttgtaattCCAACAAAAACCATGTGCCTTGTCTTGATTTCTTTGTTAaagtaaacattatttttaaactccGACGTTTGGTGCCTTCCGACTTTCGTCATGTTGTAACGGCACACTTACATTTAACTTCcagaaaaatatgtataatattgtcctTTAGGGGTTTAGGTGAAATGAAAACACACAATAAGTCATAagccatttttgaaaaaatgtatgcttcacacaaattataaaatgatTTACCTGATTTTATGCGCTACCTCATTTAGGTTTGGGTTTTCAGTCAAATGATGTTAAATTATGGACTTTctgatataaaataataatgctgCATGTCCTACGTAGCTTATGTACGAATAGGGGATTTATATGAGTACTTTGAATACTTGCTGGAGGTATTTATAATTTGGTGTAAGCCAAATATATCACGCAGTCTCAAGTGAGACTACTCATAAAAGACGCGCCAGGTCAAGGCGAGGAACCTGCTTCTTTGACACTCGAAAAACAATGAATATATttacagatttatttattactcagTTTGCGACACTTCGATGAGTAAAATACACGCAGAGCTTATAGTCTGCCATATCATCATTACACTTCACTCCACTCAAGATCTCGAGAAGAATTTAATCCAGATAAGAATCAAATCTTATCTGGATTAAATTCTTCTCGAGATCTTGAGTTTAGCTACTCGAGTAAGAAAATGCTTGAGATACTTCATAGAAATACTAaatcatgtatatatattatatatcagGAATTGCGTCGATTCCTCACTTCCATATCCAATCCATATCTAATCAAATTATAGAtcagagaaaaataaaaacattatttgagTGAGAGCTATATAAGTAATAAGAAGCTTGCAAATTAAAAAGAGGTTTACAAGCTCAGAGGTAAATCCTTTTTAGAAAGGCGGTCCGTCGAATGTTGGTGTGTGGTGAAATTTAACTCAacttattcatataaataaagcaCAATCTACCTTGTAAAATGCAAATTCGTGCTTATATTATCTTTGTAGATAGCTAAAGACTCCTTTGCTGACTGACATGCGTGTCATCTGTCATGTCATGTAAGGGTGTCAGTGTTTTTTCTAGCTAATATAAtgtgtaattataattagtttagttGACTAGTAAAAGCCCTAGAGGCTGcgatttctttaattattaataaaaatatgtttggaAATACTTTTCCAGTGAGTTTGGTTTGATGCTGTAACTTTTTGTTGTGTGTGATGACTGTGATGTGGTTATGTACAAATTATGTTATGTGAAATAGTGAGTTTTAAATACAGGTGGTTTGAACGCCATATCCGACGCTGCTTTACTTCTGACAGTACTGATGCACTACGCGTAAGTTATAACATTAAATGTTAAATGTCAGTACGTATCTATCTGCCTCTCGATAAAATGTGACTTTCGATCAGTGAAGGGTCTATATGCTACAcgtgcataaggacccttctctgatggaaagctacaaacactgatttaaactgtcATGGTTTTCACAGATTCGATTTTCTTTAACGGGACTTATATAATCGCAAATAAGCTTTAAAATGACCGACGATTCAAGAACGGCATTGCCCGCGTGGTATCTGAGAAAAACTAAAGTTgccat
Encoded here:
- the LOC134749239 gene encoding ejaculatory bulb-specific protein 3-like isoform X1; protein product: MMMKYFVLLCVASLALAEEKYTDKYDNIDLDEILDNKRLLQAYVNCILDKGKCTPEGKELKDHLEDALQTGCEKCTESQKKGTAKVIDHLIKKELPTWRELTARFDPEGKFRKTYEQRARENGITIPEE